The Halomicronema hongdechloris C2206 genome includes a window with the following:
- a CDS encoding Uma2 family endonuclease produces MSLTVKDLEDLQAHYPDYRLELVDGKIIVMSPSGYESDEVAFQVGANLWNWVKPRQLGRITGSSAGFSLANTRAPDVSFIRAERLPRSPRGYATIPPDLMVEVKSPTDRVEELRDKIDEFLTQGTVVGLLVNPEDHTVEIRRPEQASITLGDGDVLTVPDLLPGWELPISELWPPVFE; encoded by the coding sequence ATGTCACTGACTGTCAAAGACTTAGAGGACTTGCAAGCCCACTATCCCGACTATCGACTGGAGTTGGTTGATGGCAAGATTATCGTCATGAGTCCTTCTGGGTATGAGTCGGATGAGGTTGCTTTTCAGGTCGGGGCGAACCTGTGGAACTGGGTCAAACCTCGGCAGCTCGGACGGATTACTGGATCGAGTGCCGGGTTCAGCCTTGCCAATACCCGCGCTCCCGATGTTTCGTTTATCCGGGCTGAGCGGCTTCCCCGTTCTCCTCGTGGCTATGCCACTATTCCTCCTGATTTGATGGTAGAAGTTAAATCACCCACCGATCGGGTGGAGGAGCTGCGAGACAAGATTGATGAGTTCCTCACTCAAGGCACAGTGGTTGGGCTTTTGGTGAATCCAGAAGACCACACAGTGGAAATTCGACGCCCAGAGCAAGCGTCAATCACATTGGGCGATGGGGATGTATTAACTGTTCCAGACTTGCTACCGGGTTGGGAATTGCCCATCTCTGAGCTGTGGCCGCCTGTGTTTGAGTAA
- a CDS encoding ABC transporter substrate-binding protein gives MRRQGRRWLAIALAGMLALVVACGGRSPDSATPPDRPDETTSSCHVVSHAKGETCVPSDPQRVVALGNLEYVLALGVQPIGSDDVTSPKAYLKDEVEGITNVGGGNAPSLEKILSLKPDLILGGEYLDLNYRAMSQIAPTVLVPFDYSGEWKRFFREVAIALDRRDQAEQVMAEYDARIEEFQRAMGGAERLSQLDVSIVRVYPDRVNLYLKDSFCGTIVADAGLSRPPSQDLTAAEANALTGNPIQYSISRERLLDADGDVIFLWTYGGNDQLIRQAHSQKARLQTDPLWSQLQAVQQGRVYEVPSYWIGDGPLAANAVLDDLFKYLVED, from the coding sequence ATGAGACGACAGGGACGCCGGTGGCTGGCGATCGCATTGGCGGGGATGTTGGCGCTGGTGGTCGCCTGTGGGGGGCGATCGCCAGACTCGGCTACGCCCCCTGATAGACCAGACGAGACCACCTCGTCGTGTCACGTTGTCAGCCATGCCAAGGGGGAAACCTGTGTCCCCTCTGACCCGCAACGGGTGGTGGCGCTGGGCAATTTAGAATACGTCTTGGCGTTAGGGGTGCAGCCCATTGGCAGCGACGATGTCACCAGTCCGAAGGCTTACTTGAAAGATGAGGTCGAGGGCATTACGAATGTGGGGGGCGGCAACGCCCCCAGCCTAGAGAAAATCCTGTCCCTGAAGCCGGATCTGATTCTAGGGGGAGAGTACCTTGACCTCAACTATCGGGCGATGTCGCAGATTGCCCCAACGGTGCTAGTGCCGTTTGATTACAGCGGTGAATGGAAGCGCTTTTTTCGGGAGGTGGCGATCGCACTTGACCGTCGCGACCAGGCCGAGCAGGTAATGGCAGAGTATGATGCCCGCATCGAGGAGTTCCAGCGGGCCATGGGCGGGGCAGAGCGCCTCAGTCAACTCGACGTCTCCATTGTCCGCGTCTACCCGGATCGGGTGAACCTGTACCTGAAAGACTCCTTCTGCGGCACCATCGTTGCCGATGCCGGGTTGTCGCGCCCCCCCAGCCAAGATCTCACCGCTGCCGAAGCCAATGCCCTAACCGGCAACCCCATCCAGTATTCCATCAGTCGCGAGCGTCTCCTCGATGCCGATGGCGACGTGATTTTCCTGTGGACTTACGGCGGCAACGATCAGCTGATCCGGCAGGCCCACTCGCAAAAGGCGAGGCTGCAGACCGATCCCCTGTGGTCGCAACTGCAGGCGGTGCAGCAAGGGCGCGTCTATGAAGTGCCCAGCTACTGGATCGGGGATGGCCCCTTGGCAGCCAACGCGGTGTTGGATGACCTGTTTAAGTACCTAGTAGAGGACTGA